Genomic DNA from Tautonia rosea:
AGGGTAGCGTTCCAGTCCGAACGGCTCAGCCCCCTCCCCTGCACCAGCCCGAAACCCGTGCTCACGGTAAAGTTGCTGGATCCGAGAAATGGCAGACAGTTCGCGGCCAGTCTGGCCCGGGTCCGAAAAGAAGCGGAGAGGACCAGCTCCGACAACGGCGTGATCCGCGACGATCCTGGCCGCGTCCAGGTAACGTTCCAGGGTCGAATCTTGCATGAACTGTGCGCTGCCGGCATTGGTGAACCCTTCGCCGGAGACGGCGTCGCTTACGAATTGGTCGGAGACATTCAGATCGAGCCCTGTGAGATCGCGAATGGTGTAGGAGTACTCGGCACTGGTGAGCCGCCGCATGACGACCGGGCCTGGGTCTCCGGCGTGCTGCTCAACGTCGCGATCGAGGCCCTCTTGGATGGACCGGAGGATCATTTGTTTCCGAAGGTCCCCGGGCTGAGGCATGTACTCCGGTGGCATGGTACGCTCACGGAGGACGCGAGAGACTTTTTCCCACTCCTTGAAGTTTCGACCGAAGGCTTGTGTCTCGGCCATCGCTTCAAGGTTTACATGAGCCTCGGTCACCTCGTGGCCGTGGCATTCGATGCAATACCGTTGAAGAAACCGAGTCAGTTCCGGGACGGGCTCTTCGCTTGCCGCACGCTCAGAGGCGATACCCGTCAGTAGGCCGGTGAATAGTCCGACAGCAATCGCGGACCAACCCGAACCCTCGGACATCGAGGGGATTCGCATCTGAGCCTCCACTCCACCACGACCCCGAGCGAGGGATTGGAGATCCCTCAACGCTCAGCTGAGGAGATTGTTTAAAATCAAATTGACCATAGCCGCCAGGTCCACCGAATCCAAGAAAAAAGGGAAGGATTGGATCGCTCGATCGTGTTTCCGAGTGCGCGAAATGGCTTATTGGAGATCGTTTCAGGAGGGAATCGATTGATCTGAAAACGCTCAACGCCCGGCAAGGTTGGTCCGGGCAAAATCAAGGCAGGCAAGAACATTCGCGTCTTCGAGTTCGATTTGCTGTTCTGGAGGGAGTCCGCTCACCTGGGTTAGTTGATCCGATCGATTCTGACGGACCAGTCGAAGCGTATCGGCCAATCGGTGCCCAGACGCCTGGGACGAGTGCCAGTAGGAATCCTCGAGGCAAGGGACAACCAGCGGATCTCGGGTGATCATCTCCAAAGTCAGATTCAGACGCGGATTCGCGGAAAGCAAGATGCGGACCAGAGCTGGGACATCAATCATCCCGAGTCCGAGGGGGGCATCGTCGAGCAGAAAGCCACTGGGCGATTCGGAAAGACGGGCATCCTTCAGATGGGTCGAGACCGCGAAGGGAGCGAGCAGACGGACCGTCTCCTCAGGTCTCATGAGCAACGCGAGATCGTTGCCGATGTCCACAGTGGCGCCGATCGCCTCACTGCCGAGTTGAGTCAACAACTCAGCCAGTTCACTCGCATCACGGTCCTTGTGATTCTCGACGGCCAGGCGAATCCCTTCGGCTCGGGCGATCGGCTCGGCAAGTTGCAGCGATCGACGAGAGGTCTTGAGGAAGGTTTGGTAGGTGTCGGCCGAGTCGAAGGTCTCATATCGTCGACCGGATGCACAGACGGTTCGTACGATGGTGCTGCCACACGCTCGGACGCAACGTAACTCGGCCCGGAAACGGTCGAGATCGTCCTTCGATTGTGGAAGGCCAACCGATCCTTCGATGTACATTTCCCAATGCTCAGCCTGACGATGCATCTGACGAGCCTCGGCGAGGTCGAGCACTCCCAGCGGAGCCTGAATCCCAGCCGCCCCTCGGTCCCTGCAGAAGGACAGGAACCGTGGAGGCTTGA
This window encodes:
- a CDS encoding sugar phosphate isomerase/epimerase family protein, whose amino-acid sequence is MTINRRSFLASTAGIPASMVMGASDRDVQAPIGIGTASYSIRARKYGREFLKPPRFLSFCRDRGAAGIQAPLGVLDLAEARQMHRQAEHWEMYIEGSVGLPQSKDDLDRFRAELRCVRACGSTIVRTVCASGRRYETFDSADTYQTFLKTSRRSLQLAEPIARAEGIRLAVENHKDRDASELAELLTQLGSEAIGATVDIGNDLALLMRPEETVRLLAPFAVSTHLKDARLSESPSGFLLDDAPLGLGMIDVPALVRILLSANPRLNLTLEMITRDPLVVPCLEDSYWHSSQASGHRLADTLRLVRQNRSDQLTQVSGLPPEQQIELEDANVLACLDFARTNLAGR